The Paramisgurnus dabryanus chromosome 3, PD_genome_1.1, whole genome shotgun sequence genome includes a window with the following:
- the LOC135733699 gene encoding uncharacterized protein, which translates to MATERIEALLERTDPNILKSCNTTELQETGEGEIMAPYLMDCRRKQKHIFRQLCVVDDMVKLLAGLESVEELLNEPSPQNPGNDARAAWKALKAEYQERVQKVEELIGSFQVNMEELQGRRQKLENLLSTLQKKKEECKERERIAAKQNQRAEKQIGFQLEDSLQAAQNALNVCNSRLSTLNEEVNEQLVRVSEWTLLKDALQTLVTGTQRNMQYRLLSVRPSELCLEILPRAAGKSLEPLQVSITMTTDDHFHLQVLQGTAGLVEEATEGQLRQVSVALEEVMERYISQGEMLSEIQALHSRFAIDWCPAERLLIFLKTATTVCHLRVGEGYPSHGRATLISVRKDGNLLDITDLQPTTKHPVLTEWLEFLTSDPNI; encoded by the exons ATGGCGACCGAAAGAATCGAGGC ATTACTGGAAAGGACTGATCCCAACATCTTAAAATCATGCAACACCACAGAACTGCAAGAAACAGGAGAGGGAGAAATCATGGCTCCTTATCTGATG GACTGCAGACGTAAACAGAAGCATATATTCAGACAGCTGTGTGTAGTGGATGACATGGTAAAACTGTTGGCAGGTCTAGAGTCTGTGGAAGAACTGCTGAATGAGCCAAGTCCCCAAAACCCCG GGAATGATGCTCGGGCTGCGTGGAAGGCTTTAAAAGCAGAATATCAGGAGAGAGTTCAGAAGGTGGAGGAGCTGATCGGGTCCTTTCAGGTCAACATGGAGGAGCTTCAGGGTAGACGGCAGAAACTGGAGAACCTGCTCTCCACTTTACAGAAAAAG AAGGAGGAGtgtaaagagagagaaagaatcGCGGCTAAACAGAATCAGAGAGCTGAG AAACAAATTGGCTTTCAGCTGGAGGATTCACTGCAGGCAGCCCAGAACGCCTTGAATGTGTGCAATTCACGTCTGTCTACGCTCAATGAGGAGGTTAATGAGCAGTTGGTCCGTGTTAGTGAATGGACATTATTAAAAGATGC GTTGCAGACGTTAGTTACAGGAACGCAGAGAAATATGCAGTACAGATTGTTGTCAGTGAGACCCTCTGAGCTGTGCCTAGAGATTCTGCCTCGGGCTGCTGGGAAATCACTTGAACCTCTGCAGGTCTCCATCACCATGACAACCGATGACCATTTTCATCTTCAG GTGCTTCAGGGAACTGCTGGCCTTGTAGAAGAAGCAACAGAAGGTCAGCTTAGACAAGTGAGTGTTGCTTTGGAAGAGGTGATGGAGCGCTACATTAGTCAAGGAGAGATGCTTTCAGAGATTCAAGCTCTGCACTCAAG GTTTGCAATTGATTGGTGTCCAGCTGAAAGGCTTCTAATTTTTCTAAAGACTGCGACCACAGTGTGTCATCTGAGGGTCGGGGAGGGTTACCCATCACATGGCCGAGCAACTCTCATCTCTGTGAGAAAAGATGGAAACTTGCTTGATATCACCGATCTGCAG CCCACCACGAAACATCCTGTCCTGACAGAGTGGCTTGAGTTTCTCACCTCCGATCCTAACATCTGA
- the nr1d1 gene encoding nuclear receptor subfamily 1 group D member 1, with amino-acid sequence MTLLGLNMTTAVDTNNTGGVISYIGSCGGSPNRTSPVSMYSENSNSSMQSFSQPCFGFPPSPNGSHDSSRMYTSSSSSSSGSGEDGNSSCSGGSPRGRDDGGSARNSPNKSVATLTKLNGMVLLCKVCGDVASGFHYGVHACEGCKGFFRRSIQQNIQYKKCLKNETCTIMRINRNRCQQCRFKKCLSVGMSRDAVRFGRIPKREKQRMLAEMQNAMNNMVNNQLQNEFQLASITSNTPCSSSLSTSSSPCPSLTVGPQAPAGPLAPLSLSPPAPSSPTNSSSPPLCPSPGVDKTIAAITRAHRETFIYGHDKFGQTLLPHNGEMDNRSSNRCAAGYHLNSQNTIYHNDNNVNHHRNNFEASSENGHHFHSYSVSGHLQHGTLHNNNSNIHRVDQEMNGSSQGHNCPWKKRKEILLACPMNMHPYADPNKTPQEIWEDFSHSFTPAVREVVEFAKHIPGFSTLSQNDQVTLLKAGTFEVLMVRFASLFNVKEKSVTFISGATYSLEALKSMGMGDLLGIMFDFSEKLNALELSAEELGLFTAVVLVSADRSGIENVNSVEILQESLIRALRTLITKGGPGDASRFTKLLLKLPDLRTLNNMHSEKLLSFRIDA; translated from the exons ATGACTTTACTGGGGCTCAATATGACCACAGCAGTAGACACGAACAACACAG GTGGGGTAATATCGTACATCGGATCATGCGGAGGTTCCCCGAACCGCACCAGCCCTGTGTCCATGTACAGTGAAAATTCCAACAGCAGCATGCAGTCCTTCTCACAGCCCTGCTTCGGATTTCCACCATCCCCCAATGGATCCCATGATTCCTCACGCATGTACACCAGCAGCAGTAGTTCGAGTTCGGGATCGGGTGAGGACGGTAACTCCTCATGTTCTGGCGGATCCCCGAGAGGGCGTGACGATGGTGGAAGTGCACGCAACTCTCCAAACAAATCAGTCGCCACACTTACCA AGCTCAATGGAATGGTGTTGTTATGCAAAGTGTGTGGAGATGTGGCTTCTGGATTTCATTATGGTGTCCACGCCTGTGAGGGATGCAAG GGTTTCTTTCGACGCAGCATCCAGCAGAATATCCAGTACAAGAAGTGCCTAAAAAACGAAACTTGTACAATTATGAGGATCAACCGGAACAGATGTCAGCAGTGCCGCTTCAAAAAGTGTTTGTCTGTGGGCATGTCCCGTGATG CTGTTCGTTTCGGCCGTATCCCAAAACGCGAAAAACAGCGGATGCTCGCTGAGATGCAAAACGCCATGAACAACATGGTGAACAATCAGTTGCAGAACGAATTCCAGTTGGCCAGCATCACATCCAACACCCCCTGTTCTTCTTCTTTATCCACTTCCTCATCTCCATGCCCGAGTCTTACGGTGGGACCCCAGGCCCCGGCGGGCCCTTTAGCACCATTATCTCTTTCCCCTCCAGCTCCTTCTTCCCCAACAAACTCCTCTTCTCCACCGCTCTGCCCCAGCCCAGGTGTTGACAAAACCATAGCAGCCATAACCAGGGCACATCGCGAGACCTTCATCTACGGCCATGATAAATTCGGTCAGACACTGCTGCCTCATAACGGAGAGATGGACAACCGAAGCAGCAACCGCTGTGCGGCCGGATACCACCTCAACAGCCAAAACACCATCTACCACAATGATAATAACGTTAACCATCATCGTAACAACTTTGAGGCATCATCAGAAAACGGGCATCATTTTCATTCCTACTCTGTGTCTGGACATCTCCAGCACGGAACGCTGCACAATAACAACAGTAACATCCACAGGGTTGATCAAGAAATGAACGGCAGCTCCCAAGGTCATAACTGTCCGTGGAAAAAACGCAAGGAGATTTTGCTG GCTTGTCCAATGAACATGCATCCTTACGCAGACCCTAACAAAACGCCACAGGAAATTTGGGAAGACTTCTCTCATAGCTTCACGCCAGCTGTGCGAGAGGTGGTGGAGTTTGCCAAACACATCCCAGGATTCAGCACATTATCCCAGAACGACCAGGTCACTTTGCTGAAAGCTGGAACTTTTGAG GTCCTCATGGTACGCTTCGCCTCTCTGTTCAACGTAAAGGAGAAGAGTGTAACGTTTATCTCTGGCGCAACCTACAGCCTGGAGGCCCTGAAAAGCATGGGCATGGGCGATCTTCTGGGCATCATGTTCGATTTCAGTGAAAAACTTAATGCATTAGAGCTGTCAGCAGAAGAGCTGGGACTCTTCACCGCAGTGGTGCTGGTATCTGCTG ATCGCTCTGGAATCGAAAACGTGAATTCAGTAGAGATCCTTCAGGAAAGTCTTATCCGGGCCCTCCGGACCCTCATCACCAAGGGCGGCCCTGGCGATGCCTCCCGATTCACCAAGCTGCTGCTCAAGCTTCCTGACCTGCGCACGCTGAATAACATGCACTCGGAAAAGCTGCTTTCATTCCGGATTGACGCGTGA